A genomic segment from Nocardia cyriacigeorgica GUH-2 encodes:
- a CDS encoding DNA-directed RNA polymerase subunit beta', with amino-acid sequence MLDVNFFDELRIGLATAEDIRRWSYGEVKKPETINYRTLKPEKDGLFCEKIFGPTRDWECYCGKYKRVRFKGIICERCGVEVTRAKVRRERMGHIELAAPVTHIWYFKGVPSRLGYLLDLAPKDLEKIIYFAAYVITTVDEELRHNELSTLEAEMEVEKKAVADQRDADLEARAQKLEADIAELEAEGAKSDVRRKVKDGGEREMKQIRDRAQRELDRLDEIWTTFTKLAPKQLIVDEVLYRELTDRYGEYFTGAMGAESIQKLMENFDIDAEAESLRETIRSGKGQKKLRALKRLKVVAAFQSNGNSPMGMVLDAVPVIPPELRPMVQLDGGRFATSDLNDLYRRVINRNNRLKRLIDLGAPEIIVNNEKRMLQESVDALFDNGRRGRPVTGPGNRPLKSLSDLLKGKQGRFRQNLLGKRVDYSGRSVIVVGPQLKLHQCGLPKLMALELFKPFVMKRLVDLNHAQNIKSAKRMVERQRPQVWDVLEEVIAEHPVLLNRAPTLHRLGIQAFEPQLVEGKAIQLHPLVCEAFNADFDGDQMAVHLPLSAEAQAEARILMLSSNNILSPASGRPLAMPRLDMVTGLYYLTRLEEGAKGEYQPATKDAPEQGVYASPAEAQMAVDRGELTVRSLIKVRLTDQRPPKDVEAELFPDGWRRGDAWTTKTTLGRVLFNELLPADYAFINEQMPKKRQATIINDLAERYPMIVVAQTVDKLKDAGFYWATRSGVTVSMSDVLVPPEKAEIMERYEAQSDQIEKKYQRGALDHQERNNALVKIWQEATEEVGKALRAHYPADNPIITIVDSGATGNFTQTRTLAGMKGLVTNPKGEFIPRPIKSSFREGLTVLEYFINTHGARKGLADTALRTADSGYLTRRLVDVSQDVIVREHDCGTERGITVPIAEKQLDGSIIRDAHVETSTYARTLAADAVDADGNVVVAKGADLGDPAIEALLEAGITEVKVRSVLTCTTGTGVCATCYGRSMATGKLVDIGEAVGIVAAQSIGEPGTQLTMRTFHQGGVAGDDITGGLPRVQELFEARVPKGKAPIAEVSGRVRLEDDDRFYKITIIPDDGGEEVVYDKLSKRQRLRVFKHDDGTERLLSDGDHVEVGQQLLEGAADPHEVLRVMGPRQVQIHLVHEVQEVYRSQGVSIHDKHIEVIVRQMLRRVTIIDSGATEFLPGSLTERAEFEAANRRVVSEGGEPAAGRPVLMGITKASLATDSWLSAASFQETTRVLTDAAINCRSDKLIGLKENVIIGKLIPAGTGINRYRNIQVQPTEEARAAAYAVPSYDDTYYSPEGFGTTTGAAVPLDDYGFSDYR; translated from the coding sequence GTGCTAGACGTCAACTTCTTCGATGAACTCCGGATCGGCCTTGCCACCGCCGAAGACATCCGCCGGTGGTCCTACGGTGAGGTGAAGAAGCCGGAGACCATCAACTACCGCACGCTCAAGCCGGAGAAGGACGGCTTGTTCTGCGAGAAGATCTTCGGTCCCACCCGGGACTGGGAGTGCTACTGCGGTAAGTACAAGCGTGTCCGCTTCAAGGGCATCATCTGTGAGCGCTGTGGCGTCGAGGTCACCCGCGCCAAGGTGCGCCGTGAGCGGATGGGCCACATCGAGCTGGCCGCGCCGGTCACCCACATCTGGTACTTCAAGGGTGTGCCCTCGCGGCTGGGTTACCTGCTCGACCTGGCGCCGAAGGATCTGGAAAAGATCATCTACTTCGCCGCCTACGTCATCACCACCGTCGACGAGGAGCTCCGCCACAACGAGCTGTCCACCCTCGAGGCGGAGATGGAGGTCGAGAAGAAGGCCGTCGCCGATCAGCGCGACGCCGATCTCGAGGCCCGCGCGCAGAAGCTCGAGGCCGATATCGCCGAGCTCGAGGCCGAAGGCGCCAAGTCCGACGTGCGCCGCAAGGTCAAGGACGGCGGCGAGCGCGAGATGAAGCAGATCCGCGACCGCGCCCAGCGTGAGCTGGACCGGCTCGACGAGATCTGGACCACCTTCACCAAGCTGGCGCCCAAGCAGCTCATCGTCGACGAGGTGCTCTACCGCGAGCTGACCGACCGTTACGGCGAGTACTTCACCGGCGCGATGGGCGCGGAGTCCATCCAGAAGCTGATGGAGAACTTCGACATCGACGCCGAGGCCGAGTCGCTGCGCGAGACCATCCGCAGCGGTAAGGGCCAGAAGAAGCTGCGTGCGCTCAAGCGACTCAAGGTCGTGGCCGCGTTCCAGTCCAACGGCAACTCGCCCATGGGCATGGTGCTCGACGCCGTCCCGGTGATCCCGCCGGAGCTGCGTCCGATGGTTCAGCTCGACGGTGGCCGCTTCGCCACCTCCGACCTGAACGACCTGTACCGCCGCGTCATCAACCGCAACAACCGCCTCAAGCGACTGATCGACCTCGGTGCGCCCGAGATCATCGTCAACAACGAGAAGCGGATGCTGCAGGAGTCGGTGGACGCGCTGTTCGACAACGGCCGTCGTGGTCGCCCGGTCACCGGTCCGGGTAACCGCCCGCTCAAGTCGCTGTCGGATCTGCTCAAGGGCAAGCAGGGCCGCTTCCGCCAGAACCTGCTGGGTAAGCGTGTCGACTACTCGGGCCGTTCGGTCATCGTCGTCGGCCCGCAGCTCAAGCTGCACCAGTGCGGTCTGCCCAAGCTGATGGCGCTGGAGCTGTTCAAGCCGTTCGTGATGAAGCGCCTGGTCGACCTGAACCACGCGCAGAACATCAAGTCCGCCAAGCGGATGGTGGAGCGGCAGCGGCCGCAGGTGTGGGACGTCCTCGAAGAGGTCATCGCCGAACACCCGGTGCTGCTCAACCGTGCGCCCACCCTGCACCGTCTCGGTATCCAGGCCTTCGAGCCGCAGCTGGTGGAAGGTAAGGCCATCCAGCTGCACCCGCTGGTCTGTGAGGCGTTCAACGCCGACTTCGACGGTGACCAGATGGCCGTGCACCTGCCGCTGTCGGCGGAGGCGCAGGCCGAGGCGCGCATCCTGATGCTGTCGTCGAACAACATCCTGTCGCCGGCCTCGGGTCGCCCGCTGGCCATGCCGCGTCTGGACATGGTGACCGGTCTGTATTACCTGACCCGCCTCGAAGAGGGCGCCAAGGGCGAGTACCAGCCGGCCACCAAGGATGCTCCGGAGCAGGGTGTCTACGCCTCGCCCGCCGAGGCGCAGATGGCCGTCGACCGTGGTGAGCTGACCGTGCGGTCGCTGATCAAGGTGCGCCTGACCGACCAGCGGCCGCCCAAGGACGTCGAGGCCGAGCTGTTCCCCGACGGCTGGCGTCGCGGCGATGCGTGGACCACCAAGACCACGCTGGGCCGGGTGCTGTTCAACGAGCTGCTGCCCGCGGACTACGCGTTCATCAACGAGCAGATGCCGAAGAAGCGGCAGGCGACGATCATCAACGATCTCGCCGAGCGCTACCCGATGATCGTGGTCGCGCAGACCGTCGACAAGCTCAAGGACGCCGGCTTCTACTGGGCCACGCGTTCGGGTGTCACCGTCTCCATGTCGGACGTTCTGGTTCCGCCGGAGAAGGCCGAGATCATGGAGCGCTACGAGGCGCAGTCGGATCAGATCGAGAAGAAGTACCAGCGTGGTGCGCTCGATCACCAGGAGCGCAACAACGCCCTGGTCAAGATCTGGCAGGAGGCGACCGAAGAGGTCGGTAAGGCGCTGCGCGCGCACTACCCGGCCGACAACCCGATCATCACGATCGTCGATTCGGGCGCCACGGGTAACTTCACCCAGACTCGTACCCTCGCCGGTATGAAGGGCCTGGTGACCAACCCGAAGGGTGAGTTCATCCCGCGGCCGATCAAGTCCTCCTTCCGTGAGGGCCTGACCGTTCTCGAGTACTTCATCAACACCCACGGTGCCCGTAAGGGTCTGGCCGACACCGCGCTGCGTACCGCCGACTCGGGTTACCTGACCCGTCGTCTGGTGGACGTCTCGCAGGACGTCATCGTGCGCGAGCACGACTGTGGCACCGAGCGCGGCATCACCGTGCCGATCGCCGAGAAGCAGCTCGACGGCTCGATCATCCGCGACGCGCACGTGGAGACCTCCACCTACGCCCGGACGCTGGCCGCCGACGCGGTCGACGCCGACGGCAACGTGGTGGTCGCCAAGGGCGCCGACCTGGGCGACCCGGCCATCGAGGCGCTGCTCGAGGCCGGCATCACCGAGGTGAAGGTCCGCTCCGTGCTGACCTGCACCACCGGCACCGGCGTGTGCGCGACCTGCTACGGCCGCTCCATGGCGACCGGCAAGCTGGTCGACATCGGTGAGGCCGTCGGTATCGTCGCCGCGCAGTCCATCGGTGAGCCCGGTACCCAGCTGACCATGCGTACCTTCCACCAGGGTGGTGTCGCCGGTGACGACATCACCGGTGGTCTGCCGCGTGTTCAGGAGCTGTTCGAGGCTCGCGTGCCCAAGGGCAAGGCGCCCATCGCCGAGGTCTCCGGTCGGGTGCGGCTCGAGGACGACGACCGCTTCTACAAGATCACCATCATCCCCGATGACGGTGGCGAAGAGGTTGTCTACGACAAGCTCTCGAAGCGTCAGCGGCTGCGCGTGTTCAAGCACGACGACGGCACCGAGCGGCTGCTGTCGGACGGTGACCACGTCGAGGTCGGCCAGCAGCTGCTGGAAGGCGCGGCGGATCCGCACGAGGTGCTGCGCGTGATGGGCCCCCGGCAGGTGCAGATCCACCTGGTCCACGAGGTCCAGGAGGTCTACCGCTCGCAGGGTGTGTCGATCCACGACAAGCACATCGAGGTCATCGTGCGCCAGATGCTGCGTCGCGTGACGATCATCGACTCCGGTGCCACCGAGTTCCTGCCCGGTTCGCTCACCGAGCGCGCCGAGTTCGAGGCGGCCAACCGTCGCGTCGTGTCCGAGGGTGGCGAGCCCGCGGCCGGTCGCCCGGTGCTGATGGGTATCACCAAGGCGTCGCTGGCCACCGATTCGTGGCTGTCGGCGGCGTCGTTCCAGGAGACCACCCGAGTTCTGACGGACGCGGCCATCAACTGCCGCTCCGACAAGCTCATCGGCCTCAAGGAGAACGTGATCATCGGTAAGCTGATCCCCGCCGGTACCGGTATCAACCGCTACCGCAACATCCAGGTTCAGCCCACCGAAGAGGCCCGTGCCGCGGCGTACGCGGTGCCGTCCTACGACGACACCTACTACAGCCCGGAGGGCTTCGGCACCACCACCGGTGCCGCGGTCCCGCTGGACGACTACGGTTTCAGCGACTACCGGTAA
- a CDS encoding DNA-directed RNA polymerase subunit beta: MLEGRILAVSTQTSANSKPGVAGSIPGAPLRVSFAKLREPLAVPGLLDLQTESFAWLIGSPEWRERAAARGDVGLVGGLEEVLEELSPIEDFSGSMSLSFSDPRFEEVKASIDECKDKDMTYAAPLFVTAEFINNNTGEIKSQTVFMGDFPMMTDKGTFIINGTERVVVSQLVRSPGVYFDHTVDKSTEKDLHSVRVIPSRGAWLEFDVDKRDTVGVRIDRKRRQPVTVLLKALGLTTEEIVERFGFSEIMMSTLEKDNTAGQDEALLDIYRKLRPGEPPTKESAQTLLENLFFKEKRYDLARVGRYKINKKLGVHLGEPVTSSVLTKEDIVNIIEYLVRLHAGDRAMTAPGGAEVPVEVDDIDHFGNRRIRTVGELIQNQIRVGLSRMERVVRERMTTQDVEAITPQTLINIRPVVAAIKEFFGTSQLSQFMDQNNPLSGLTHKRRLNALGPGGLSRERAGLEVRDVHPSHYGRMCPIETPEGPNIGLIGSLSVYARVNPFGFIETPYRKVVDGRVTDEVKYLTADEEDREVRAQANSPIDAEGNFLEDRVLARKGNEEMEYVSPAEVTYMDVSPRQMVSVATAMIPFLEHDDANRALMGANMQRQAVPLIRSEAPVVGTGMELRAAVDAGDVVVNEKAGVVEEVSADYVTVMADDGTRKSYRMRKFARSNQGTCANQRPIVDEGQRVETGQVLADGPCTENGEMALGKNLLVAVMPWEGHNYEDAIILSQRLVEDDVLTSIHIEEHEIDARDTKLGAEEITRDIPNVSDEVLADLDERGIVRIGAEVRDGDILVGKVTPKGETELTPEERLLRAIFGEKAREVRDTSLKVPHGESGKVIGIRVFSRDDDDDLPPGVNELVRVYVAQKRKIQDGDKLAGRHGNKGVIGKILPTEDMPFLPDGTPVDIILNTHGVPRRMNIGQILETHLGWIGKAGWQVDVAADGTRPDWAKALPEEMLAAPADSNIATPVFDGAREEELTGLLASTLPNRDGDRMVDENGKATLFDGRSGEPFPYPVAVGYMYILKLHHLVDDKIHARSTGPYSMITQQPLGGKAQFGGQRFGEMECWAMQAYGAAYTLQELLTIKSDDVVGRVKVYEAIVKGENIPEPGIPESFKVLLKELQSLCLNVEVLSSDGAAIEMRDGDDEDLERAAANLGINLSRNEAATVDDLAN; encoded by the coding sequence GTGCTGGAAGGACGCATCTTGGCAGTCTCCACCCAGACAAGCGCCAATTCGAAGCCGGGAGTTGCGGGGTCCATCCCCGGGGCCCCGTTGCGGGTGTCTTTCGCGAAGCTCAGGGAGCCGCTTGCGGTGCCCGGGCTTCTCGATCTACAAACCGAATCTTTCGCCTGGCTGATCGGGTCGCCCGAATGGCGTGAGCGGGCAGCTGCCCGCGGCGACGTCGGCCTGGTCGGTGGGCTCGAGGAGGTGCTCGAGGAGCTCTCGCCCATCGAGGATTTCTCCGGGTCGATGTCACTGTCGTTCTCCGATCCGCGCTTCGAAGAGGTCAAGGCCTCCATCGATGAGTGCAAAGACAAGGACATGACCTACGCGGCTCCGCTGTTCGTCACCGCGGAGTTCATCAACAACAACACCGGTGAGATCAAGAGCCAGACGGTCTTCATGGGTGATTTCCCGATGATGACCGACAAGGGCACCTTCATCATCAACGGCACCGAGCGCGTCGTCGTCTCGCAGCTGGTGCGCTCGCCGGGTGTGTACTTCGACCACACCGTCGACAAGAGCACCGAGAAGGATCTGCACAGCGTGCGGGTCATCCCGAGCCGTGGCGCGTGGCTGGAGTTCGACGTCGACAAGCGCGACACCGTCGGCGTGCGCATCGACCGCAAGCGCCGTCAGCCGGTCACCGTGCTGCTCAAGGCGCTGGGTCTGACCACCGAGGAGATCGTCGAGCGTTTCGGCTTCTCCGAGATCATGATGTCCACCCTCGAGAAGGACAACACCGCCGGTCAGGACGAGGCGCTGCTGGACATCTACCGCAAGCTGCGTCCGGGCGAGCCGCCCACCAAGGAGTCCGCGCAGACCCTGCTGGAGAACCTGTTCTTCAAGGAGAAGCGCTACGACCTGGCGCGCGTCGGTCGCTACAAGATCAACAAGAAGCTGGGCGTCCACCTGGGCGAGCCGGTCACCAGCTCGGTGCTGACGAAGGAAGACATCGTCAACATCATCGAGTACCTGGTGCGCCTGCACGCCGGTGACCGCGCGATGACCGCGCCCGGCGGCGCCGAGGTCCCGGTCGAGGTCGACGACATCGACCACTTCGGCAACCGTCGTATCCGCACCGTCGGCGAGCTGATCCAGAACCAGATCCGGGTCGGCCTGTCCCGGATGGAGCGTGTGGTCCGCGAGCGGATGACCACCCAGGACGTCGAGGCCATCACGCCGCAGACCCTGATCAACATCCGCCCGGTCGTCGCCGCGATCAAGGAGTTCTTCGGAACCTCCCAGCTGTCGCAGTTCATGGACCAGAACAACCCGCTGTCGGGCCTGACCCACAAGCGCCGCCTGAACGCGCTGGGCCCCGGTGGTCTGTCCCGTGAGCGCGCCGGCCTGGAAGTGCGTGACGTGCACCCCTCGCACTACGGCCGCATGTGCCCGATCGAGACCCCGGAAGGCCCGAACATCGGCCTGATCGGCTCGCTGTCGGTGTACGCGCGGGTCAACCCGTTCGGTTTCATCGAGACCCCGTACCGCAAGGTCGTCGACGGCCGCGTGACCGATGAGGTCAAGTACCTCACCGCCGACGAGGAGGACCGCGAGGTCCGCGCCCAGGCCAACTCGCCGATCGACGCCGAGGGCAACTTCCTCGAGGATCGCGTGCTCGCCCGCAAGGGCAACGAGGAGATGGAATACGTCTCCCCGGCAGAGGTCACCTACATGGACGTCTCGCCGCGCCAGATGGTGTCGGTGGCGACCGCCATGATCCCGTTCCTCGAGCACGACGACGCCAACCGCGCCCTGATGGGTGCGAACATGCAGCGTCAGGCCGTGCCGCTGATCCGTTCCGAGGCCCCGGTGGTGGGTACCGGTATGGAGCTGCGCGCCGCGGTCGACGCCGGCGATGTGGTGGTGAACGAGAAGGCCGGTGTGGTCGAGGAGGTCTCCGCCGACTACGTCACCGTGATGGCCGACGACGGCACCCGCAAGTCCTACCGGATGCGCAAGTTCGCCCGCTCCAACCAGGGCACCTGCGCCAACCAGCGTCCGATCGTGGACGAGGGCCAGCGGGTCGAGACCGGCCAGGTCCTCGCCGACGGCCCCTGCACCGAGAACGGTGAGATGGCGCTGGGCAAGAACCTGCTGGTCGCCGTCATGCCGTGGGAGGGTCACAACTACGAGGACGCGATCATCCTGTCGCAGCGCCTCGTGGAAGACGACGTCCTCACCTCCATCCACATCGAAGAGCACGAGATCGACGCCCGCGACACCAAGCTGGGCGCCGAGGAGATCACCCGGGACATCCCGAACGTCTCCGACGAGGTGCTCGCCGATCTGGACGAGCGCGGCATCGTGCGCATCGGTGCCGAGGTCCGCGACGGCGACATCCTGGTCGGCAAGGTCACCCCGAAGGGTGAGACCGAGCTGACCCCGGAGGAGCGGCTGCTGCGCGCCATCTTCGGTGAGAAGGCCCGCGAGGTCCGCGACACCTCGCTGAAGGTGCCGCACGGTGAGTCCGGCAAGGTCATCGGCATCCGGGTGTTCTCCCGCGATGACGACGACGATCTGCCTCCCGGCGTGAATGAGCTGGTCCGGGTGTACGTGGCGCAGAAGCGCAAGATCCAGGACGGCGACAAGCTGGCCGGCCGCCACGGCAACAAGGGCGTCATCGGCAAGATCCTCCCCACCGAGGACATGCCGTTCCTGCCCGACGGCACCCCGGTCGACATCATCCTGAACACCCACGGTGTGCCGCGTCGTATGAACATCGGCCAGATCCTGGAGACCCACCTCGGCTGGATCGGCAAGGCGGGCTGGCAGGTCGACGTCGCCGCCGACGGCACCCGTCCCGATTGGGCCAAGGCGCTGCCGGAGGAGATGCTGGCCGCGCCGGCCGACTCGAACATCGCCACCCCGGTGTTCGACGGTGCCCGCGAGGAGGAGCTCACCGGTCTGCTCGCCTCGACCCTGCCCAACCGCGACGGTGACCGCATGGTCGACGAGAACGGCAAGGCGACCCTGTTCGACGGCCGTTCCGGCGAGCCGTTCCCGTACCCGGTCGCGGTCGGCTACATGTACATCCTGAAGCTGCACCACCTGGTCGACGACAAGATCCACGCCCGTTCGACCGGCCCGTACTCGATGATCACCCAGCAGCCGCTCGGTGGTAAGGCGCAGTTCGGTGGTCAGCGTTTCGGTGAGATGGAGTGCTGGGCCATGCAGGCCTACGGCGCCGCCTACACCCTGCAGGAGCTGCTGACGATCAAGTCCGACGACGTGGTGGGCCGCGTGAAGGTCTACGAGGCGATCGTCAAGGGCGAGAACATTCCGGAGCCGGGCATTCCGGAATCGTTCAAGGTGCTGCTCAAGGAACTCCAGTCGCTGTGCCTCAATGTCGAGGTGCTGTCCTCCGACGGCGCCGCGATCGAGATGCGCGACGGCGACGACGAGGACCTGGAGCGGGCGGCGGCCAACCTGGGCATCAACCTGTCCAGGAACGAAGCGGCCACCGTCGACGATTTGGCGAACTAG
- a CDS encoding MCE family protein, translating into MTRMVRWQLIAFAIIAVLGVVYVGARYIRLDHMLGFGQYEVLLRTEHTGGAYTGAEVTYRGVPVGRVGGLDLTDDGVLITLVIDSGSPPIPASARAVVANRSAIGEQYVDLQPDTVGEPYLKDGSIIDEVRTPVPVEELIGSVDTLASTVDLTALSTTVTELGRALDGKGGDLRGLLESLRTFTESFQEALPQTVQLIRDGRVALGTQAAQSDAIREFSAGLDQLAAQLRTSDPAVRRLIGTGTDAGQQIGALLDESGAALTTDLANLRTLLLAISPKFYALKPLLQMLPQLSIGASATAPGDGTSHFGLVLETNNPPACTVGYEGTKAILEQMKAQNPDFDDTRDEFPFNTEAHCAVPFGNPTAVRGGARAELADPLIVQPWDDNPKVDPDKLNLTPIAVQISTLLGVTPKR; encoded by the coding sequence ATGACGCGCATGGTGCGGTGGCAGCTGATCGCCTTCGCGATCATCGCGGTGCTCGGCGTCGTCTACGTCGGCGCCCGCTATATCCGGCTCGACCATATGCTCGGCTTCGGCCAGTACGAGGTGCTGTTGCGCACCGAGCACACCGGCGGTGCATACACCGGCGCGGAAGTCACCTATCGCGGGGTGCCGGTGGGCCGGGTCGGTGGGCTCGACCTCACCGACGACGGGGTGCTGATCACCCTGGTGATCGATTCCGGCTCGCCGCCCATTCCGGCGTCGGCGCGGGCGGTGGTGGCGAACCGGTCGGCGATCGGTGAGCAGTATGTGGACCTGCAACCGGACACGGTGGGCGAACCGTATCTGAAGGACGGGTCGATCATCGACGAGGTGCGCACGCCGGTGCCGGTGGAGGAGCTGATCGGCAGCGTCGACACCCTCGCGAGCACCGTCGATCTGACCGCGCTGAGCACCACCGTCACCGAACTCGGCCGCGCGCTCGACGGCAAGGGCGGCGACCTGCGCGGTCTGCTCGAATCGCTGCGCACCTTCACCGAGAGTTTCCAGGAGGCGCTGCCGCAGACGGTGCAGCTGATCCGCGACGGCCGGGTCGCGCTCGGCACCCAGGCGGCGCAATCGGATGCCATCCGCGAGTTCAGCGCCGGCCTCGACCAGCTGGCCGCCCAGCTGCGCACCAGCGATCCGGCGGTGCGCAGGCTGATCGGCACCGGCACCGACGCCGGCCAGCAGATCGGCGCCCTGCTCGATGAGAGCGGCGCCGCGCTGACCACCGACCTGGCGAACCTGCGCACGCTGCTGCTGGCCATTTCGCCGAAGTTCTACGCGCTCAAACCGCTGCTGCAAATGCTGCCGCAGCTCTCGATCGGCGCCTCGGCCACCGCGCCCGGCGACGGCACCAGCCATTTCGGGCTCGTGCTGGAAACCAATAACCCGCCCGCCTGCACCGTCGGCTACGAGGGCACCAAGGCCATCCTCGAGCAGATGAAGGCGCAGAACCCCGACTTCGACGACACCCGCGACGAGTTCCCCTTCAACACCGAAGCCCACTGCGCCGTGCCCTTCGGCAATCCGACCGCCGTCCGCGGCGGCGCCCGCGCCGAACTCGCCGACCCGCTCATCGTCCAGCCCTGGGACGACAACCCCAAGGTCGACCCCGACAAGCTCAACCTGACCCCCATCGCCGTCCAGATCTCCACCCTGCTGGGAGTCACCCCGAAACGCTGA
- a CDS encoding MCE family protein — MRRRMVVAAAAVLAGLLVSSCSSDGIYSIPLPGGADVGSDPMHIDIRFDDVLDLVPQSAVKVEGVPVGRVQDITLAEDGWTANVSTVVNSSVDLPANALAEVRQSNLLGEKFIELSAPEGDTSGPRLADGAVIPLTNTRHATEVEQVLGALSLLLNGGGVAQLQPIVSELNKALGGREDRVRAVLEQANTLIGGLEDQVDDITRALDGLETLSNRVAAQTNQLTRILDELPEGIRILEEQRPQLIALLAQLDRVGRAGFDVIDTAKDDLIRDLRALRPALQELGRAAPDLVTALPLVPTYPFPDSTLEGTFGGQVNTWLSVDQQIGVTLSNLGVGRPDPVYIPPIGPPVNVDPSNPYYGGNGPRPGWPTVSLFPLPPTMAAVPVPGQPGVPGLPPQLGPLLQPFGGGPR; from the coding sequence GTGAGGCGCCGGATGGTGGTCGCGGCGGCCGCGGTGCTGGCGGGGCTGCTGGTGAGCTCGTGCTCGTCGGACGGGATCTACAGCATTCCGCTGCCCGGCGGGGCGGACGTGGGCTCGGATCCGATGCATATCGATATCCGCTTCGACGATGTGCTGGATCTGGTGCCGCAATCGGCGGTGAAGGTCGAGGGTGTGCCGGTCGGGCGGGTGCAGGACATCACCCTGGCCGAGGACGGCTGGACCGCGAACGTCTCGACGGTGGTGAATTCGTCGGTCGATCTGCCGGCCAACGCGCTGGCCGAGGTGCGGCAATCGAACCTGCTGGGCGAGAAGTTCATCGAACTCTCGGCCCCCGAAGGCGACACCTCCGGGCCCCGGCTCGCCGACGGTGCGGTGATTCCATTGACCAACACCAGGCACGCCACCGAGGTGGAGCAGGTGCTCGGCGCGCTGTCGCTGCTGCTCAACGGTGGTGGGGTGGCGCAGTTGCAGCCGATCGTCAGCGAGTTGAACAAGGCGCTCGGCGGCCGTGAAGACCGGGTGCGAGCGGTGCTGGAGCAGGCGAACACCCTCATCGGCGGGCTCGAGGACCAGGTCGACGACATCACCCGGGCCCTGGACGGGCTGGAGACGCTGAGCAACCGGGTCGCCGCGCAGACCAACCAGCTCACCCGGATCCTGGACGAGCTGCCCGAGGGCATCCGGATCCTGGAAGAGCAGCGGCCGCAGCTGATCGCGCTGCTGGCCCAGCTGGACCGGGTGGGGCGAGCTGGATTCGACGTCATCGATACGGCCAAGGACGATCTCATCCGCGATCTGCGCGCGCTGCGGCCCGCGCTGCAAGAACTAGGCCGCGCCGCGCCGGATCTGGTGACCGCGCTGCCGCTGGTGCCGACCTACCCGTTCCCCGACTCGACGCTCGAGGGCACCTTCGGCGGCCAGGTCAATACCTGGCTGTCGGTGGATCAGCAGATCGGCGTCACGCTGAGCAACCTCGGCGTCGGCAGACCCGATCCGGTCTACATTCCGCCGATCGGGCCGCCCGTCAATGTCGATCCGTCCAATCCGTACTACGGCGGCAACGGGCCGCGCCCCGGCTGGCCGACGGTGTCGCTGTTCCCGCTGCCGCCGACCATGGCCGCGGTGCCGGTGCCCGGGCAGCCGGGCGTGCCGGGGCTGCCACCGCAGCTCGGGCCGCTGCTGCAACCGTTCGGAGGTGGTCCGCGATGA